The DNA window ATTTGCAGCAATTTTCATCCTTCCTTTACTCCATTATGGCCAACACACGGACCAAATCAATTCGAATAGACCTGGCGAAACCATGTCGGCATACTCAGTTGGGAAATCGGTGATTCAAGTTGAATCTGGAATTTACGGCATCCAAGAAAATCACAGTATTCTAAATTATGATGCCAGCGGTTTCGGAATCGATTTGACGTTGCGATATGGTATGTTTTTAGAACGATTGGAATTCATTGCCGATGTACAATACCAATACGAATTCTTTAACCCTGCCATTGCATTTCCTGAGAAATCAGCGTTCAAACAAACCATTTTGGGAGCGAAATATCTGATTTATGATCCTTTCAAAAACTACGAAAAAAACGTCAATGTCTATAGCTGGAAAGCCAATCACGCCTTCAATTGGCATCAATTTATCCCTGCCGTTTCGGTCTTTGCCGGAGCCAATTTTTTCCTAGCAGACAATCCGTATTATTTTTCTCCAGATGCAGCCATTTCTCCCAAAGTTGCCTTGATTACCCAAAATCATTTTGGTGATGGCAGTTGGGTTTTTGTGACCAATATTATTGCCGATTACATTGGGACTGATTATCC is part of the Flavobacterium nackdongense genome and encodes:
- a CDS encoding transporter, whose amino-acid sequence is MYKIKSLLFAAIFILPLLHYGQHTDQINSNRPGETMSAYSVGKSVIQVESGIYGIQENHSILNYDASGFGIDLTLRYGMFLERLEFIADVQYQYEFFNPAIAFPEKSAFKQTILGAKYLIYDPFKNYEKNVNVYSWKANHAFNWHQFIPAVSVFAGANFFLADNPYYFSPDAAISPKVALITQNHFGDGSWVFVTNIIADYIGTDYPSYGYGITLTKGFSRKWSGFVENQGYKSDFYSDTIVRGGAAYLIHDDLQVDASISTSLKDTPSILYGGIGFSWRYDAGYKEVRMKVDTGDSDKKAQRRAKKTKKG